A genomic stretch from Hemicordylus capensis ecotype Gifberg chromosome 1, rHemCap1.1.pri, whole genome shotgun sequence includes:
- the P2RX3 gene encoding P2X purinoceptor 3 isoform X1, which yields MDTADYVTPPQGTSVFVIITKLIVTENQVQGFCPENQPEYSCESDSQCKKPSPITGGGILTGRCVNYNSTFRTCQIQGWCPAEVDNIPAPVMLEAENFTLFLKNSIRFPLFNFEKGNLLPNFTSQDIKNCRFDPVEHPFCPILRLGDIVRFAGQNFASLAEMGGIIGIKIGWVCDLDHSWERCIPSYSFNRLDTVSEKSSASTGYNFRYAKYYKQENGTEYRTLMKAFGIRFDVLVYGSAGKFNIIPTLINTVAAFTSVGVGTVLCDIILLNFLKGADQYKAKKFEEVTDAALSPNTPTSPMYRSSQTLGGRCEEKQSTDSGAYSIGL from the exons GGAACATCAGTATTCGTCATCATCACCAAACTCATTGTGACAGAGAATCAGGTACAAGGCTTCTGCCCTGAG AATCAGCCAGAATATTCGTGTGAGTCAGACAGTCAGTGCAAGAAGCCTAGCCCTATCACAGGAGGAG GGATCCTGACGGGCCGCTGCGTTAATTACAATTCCACTTTCCGGACATGTCAGATACAGGGCTGGTGCCCAGCGGAAGTGGACAACATACCTGC ACCTGTCATGCTAGAAGCAGAAAACTTCACCCTCTTCCTTAAGAACAGCATCCGTTTCCCACTGTTCAATTTTGAGAA GGGAAATCTCCTCCCTAACTTCACAAGTCAAGATATTAAGAACTGCCGCTTTGACCCAGTAGAGCACCCCTTCTGCCCTATCTTGCGCCTGGGGGACATCGTGAGGTTTGCTGGGCAAAACTTTGCCTCATTGGCTGAGATG GGCGGGATCATAGGCATCAAGATTGGATGGGTGTGTGATCTGGACCATTCTTGGGAGCGCTGCATCCCCAGTTATTCCTTTAATCGGCTTGACACTGTCTCTGAAAAGAGCAGTGCCTCTACTGGATACAATTTCAG GTACGCCAAGTACTACAAACAAGAGAATGGCACAGAGTACCGCACACTGATGAAGGCATTTGGCATTCGTTTCGATGTCCTGGTATATGGCAGT GCTGGGAAGTTCAACATCATCCCAACCCTCATCAATACTGTGGCAGCCTTCACATCTGTTGGGGTG GGGACAGTCCTGTGTGACATTATTTTGCTCAACTTCCTGAAGGGAGCAGATCAGTACAAGGCCAAGAAATTTGAAGAG GTGACAGATGCAGCACTGAGTCCAAACACTCCCACCAGCCCCATGTACCGAAGCAGCCAGACACTGGGAggtcgttgtgaggagaagcaGTCAACCGACTCAGGAGCCTACTCCATTGGACTCTAG